A stretch of DNA from Lotus japonicus ecotype B-129 chromosome 4, LjGifu_v1.2:
TTACCAAAAAGGTTGCAGCTCGTCCTGATGGTCTTGCATCTTTGCTCCAACCAAATTTGCAATAGCCAGAACCACctagagaagagaaagaaaaaacctAACTAAGTACAATTAAATCAAAGAAGTGTCCATTACCGTGTGTTTGCTTAAGAAAGCACTCATGTCAATAAGCGCTTATTGTGGtaattcataagctaattttaaaagttaattgAAATAAGTTCAAAATATATTATCGATGACCATACAAGCAcatattcataagctaatctaagcaatttattaaaataagctCTAAATCGCTCATCGGTATGTTATGAATCACTCGTGTCAATAAGCACTTATTTGAtaattcataagctaattttaAAAGTTTGTTGAAATGAGttcaaaatatattattaatacGGTACAAACAcgtattcataagctaatctaaACAATACATGTTATGAATTATGAGAAAAGCATAAAACAATTAAGacgcctaactcaacccaaaagttaACTCAATAGTTGCGGGTTGTTATACCATTTATAAAGGCTATATATGCCATATGTGTAgacgatgtgggacttctaataataattaacAATTTGCAAACAAAAGATAGATAGGAAAGTAAAGTGGGAGACTAACCATCGATGATAACAACACCAGGAAACTGCGCGCGTTGTGAAAACACCCGCTCGAGTGGCGGCACTTGATTAACCAAGCTCCTGCAACGCAATTCGAAGCTTCATTAGagcaccaacaacaacaaccaattCGAAGCGTGGTTTGTAGTTTACTTACGGAAGGGGGTAACCAGAAGCCAGAATGGTCTCTGCAAACACGATGGAGTCGAAGGGTTGATGTTGGTGGGTCTGAAGGAAGCGGGCCCAGAGGGCTTGATCGGAGACGACGACGGAGCGCCACGCCTTGGAAGCGAGGCTGAGCTTGGCGGCGTCGTTGGGGGCCAAGAGTCGCAGGATTTGTACCAGTATGTCGTGAGGGAGCGCGTCGAATAGACCGAGCGGCGACGGCGCGTGGCGGTGGGAGGTGGAGGTGGTTCGCTGCTTCAACGAGGCTGAATCGAAGAGTTTTCTCAATAGCATCGCCATGGTGATGAAGTGGAGAGAGGGAGTTCAAGAACGAGTGAAGGTAGCACTAGCTTGAAGTGTGAAAACTGAAATGGAAAAGTGTATAAGatcttttttctctattttcttacATATTGACATGTGTCGGGAGCATTTGTGGCACGAGAAACAACATGACAAATATCCATACCATTATAAAATCATCaatatttgaaaacaaaattagaTATCAAATATTATTCAATCAAATGATGTTCGATAATAGCTTAAGTAAGAGTtatgtgatatatatatatatatatggattaaAGGTAGATGGTCCAGGGATTGAGTAGAAGGTTCAGAGTTCAATTTTGAAATGTGTAGTTTATTTTTCCATTGTATCAAAAAACATATACTgtcattttgcctataaaaaaaatatatatattgtcaTTGTTTCTTCTCCTAGAAGTTTGTGACTCGCCGACTCGGATTTCTACCTTCACACAACATTGCTTTGACGGAGCAACCATCATTTGTCAATTACTCCTTGGAGTTAGTTTCTTGGCTTGAATTGGACATGACATTTAGTGTATGTTGTTATTCAAACATCTAGAGGATTCATATATCAATATTAGAAACATCTATAGGATAAAGTGAATTTTGATATTTATGTTTTAGTTGAGAAGGTGGGTTTAGGTTTGGTGGCTCGTGATCATAGTGGTGAAGTGTTGGCAGCGGCAACAACTTATATTTGATGTTTTATCTCTTTTGATTGTGGAGACTGTTGGTTTTTGTTGaacttatttttttatctttagCGGCTAATTTATATTTGTGTACAGTGGCGGACCTTAAGGTTGACATAGGGGAGCTGTAGCTCCCCCCCACAGATTTggctaaaaaaaaatttagtataTAGGATATATATTATAGTCtataaaatcatatatataatatctAATAACTGTAAGTTGCAGTGGTAAAAAGTTGTTGTTAAATTATATGTTAAGTCTTTGATCCTTAGGAGCCccatttttgaaaatatatttaactttcACCACACACGGGTTAAAATTGTGAGAGTAATttaatacacacaaaaataaaatttaaaactaataaaactTATGTCAATGTCACCGACTCAAGTAccaaattctttaaaaaaaacgtCATAGACTCATAGTACcggaaaaaggagaaaaagtaGGAGACTTACCCAAcaagtttataaaaaaataaaattctaatattttagTACTTTCTGAATACAATACAATTGACAAAAGCTCACTTTAACTTTACTTTTTGGATTTGCACTTTGAAGAAACTTCATCTTTCTCACTTCTCACGGCTCATAGTCATTGGCTCAAGACAAAATAATTAACTCCAATCCACAACTCCAATCAAGACCAGGTTGAGAAACAAGATGGAAGATGACTTTCTTGCTGATAGCATGATAGTATAAATTAAAAGGGAGATTGCATCAAGTTTTAGTTCAGATTCTATTATTGATACTTTCAAGTCAATGAAGGAACGCAGAGCGGCACTTTAATTAGAGGTAATTTCTAATCATTTTCTATATGTATAATATATTGCAATTACATGACAAATTTATGAAATTGAACCTAAAATTTGACTCTTTTATAAATCAATCATTGTTGGCTTAGTTAACATGGTTCTTTTTTTGTTGACTATTATTGCAATATTTTGGGTATGCAGGTCTTGCTGACACAGAGAGTTGGATTTTGCTAGTAGACTATTTTGATTTAGTGGATTTGGTAGTGGTCAATTTTACAACTTAGCTTTGACTTTGATTATGCTGAACTTAGACTTTGATTATGCTACTTTATGTAAGGAAATTTAGTTATTTCATTATGGTTAGCAACACTTTATGTGATTTGGATTTTAGTATATgataatatataaattaaaatacttATGTACTTACACTAAATGACTTTTGATTCACTATGAAAGACTTTTTTACTGTTaacaaaatatttcaaaatttatatatttaaatttatttgagcTCCCTCCCTAATGTAATTTTGTTGAAGTTCCGTCACTGTTTGTGTACAGTGTGTTTTGAATGGATTGTTTGCAATTGAGGCTTGGAAGCGTCGTCAAAAGGAAGGGCATTCTTATCTTGATTTGGTGTAATTcttttgagttttattttttattttttgtttgtcaTAGTGTGGTTGATTATATGGCTAAAAGCTTTGTACCTTTCCTTAGTGTCGGTTGAAGAGGTTCttccaaatatttttttttcttagtaTGATGTATTGGTCATGAGCTGTTTAATTCTTTTTAATGAAGGGttgtttaaaaaaagatgtaataaaaatttcaacatatattagtaatttaataaattataatatgTAGAAGTAGAATTCATGTTACACGTACGTCAACATTAAAATCCTAATGCTATccatgaaaaacaaaattatttagtCTTTGAAAGAACCAAAATATATTATCCTTTTCATATTTCAAAGATTGTATTGATCAATGTTTAATTTTCTAATACTAAATTGATAATTTTTCTCTTTCAATTCTATTTTACCTATTTTAATTATTCAGTCATTTTCAtactataataataataacatgatATTTTATTGCAAAAATTGCAGAAGACGCGGTTAGATGGAGAGCAAGGACAGTACGTGGTGGGAGCAGCGCAAACGTAGGCTGAGACATATGAAAGGGCAGACCAGACCAAGTAAAAAAAACATCACTCTCCTAAGATTGGTTTTCTATTCAACTTCATTTCACATGCATCTCATCTTTCTACAAAACCAAAGTCACCATCTACATCACCCTCAAACTACTCTTTGTTAGTTATTTCAGATTAACACGCGAGTTTGTGTTCTTGCATCTTCACACCTTCATTTTCAATCCAAGGAGCTTGGGAACTCTTGCTCCTTCTTCTCCCTGGTAGTGTTTTGCTCCTTTCTACTCTCAtgcctttcattttttttcattcattttatGTGCATAACTAACTtatgtcagaattgattatgagaagcTGAATGGAATCGAATATGCTATAACTAATAACTTTCTTTTGTGGTATTGCAATCTATATTGGCTTGGTAAACGGTCTTTTCCACTTGTATCTTTCAAATTCAAGAATAAAGTGAAGGGAATATGCCTAATTACTTCTTGATTAGCGTTCCAATCATTAGGGTGTTGGAATCATTTGTAGAATTATTAAGTTGAATTCATTTATTTGCATGTCATATCTATTCACAATCAAAATCGTCAATTGACCAACAAGGTCTAGCACAGCTAGTAACTGATCTCCTTAAGCATCTAGTTCAATTCAGGTTCGATCATTCGGCGGTGTGTATGGAGAATGATTTGTTGGGAGATGTCTatccacttaatgtgatctcaGAGCCTTATGGGATTAGTCTCATGCCTTCTGGTTGTGGAGATACATTgggcaacaacaaaaaataatcAATTGAGCTTCCATTAAGCATTTAGTATTTATTCTAGGAAATAATtgacccaatttttttttttttttgctgctaaAACTGATGATCTCAATTTCTTTAGGGGGTTAATAATTGATTATCTTCTCACATTCAGCTTTTTCTTTGAATAGTTTTAGGGGGCTAATGAATTGGCCTAAAACTTTATTACATTACAATTTAGGACACTTGAGAAGATGGATCCTAAACCTTATTTATGTATATTTGATTATCTCttaagaaaaacaaattttaaaatgcATATACATAGACTGGGATGTGAGGGTAAATTCATATTTAGGTTTTGTTAACTATTTACATTTAAGATGTTATAAAACTTTCAACTCTTGCTTGCCAGGTTCCGGAGGCACCATTTCTGAAGCCTTCTTTGGTATATTGTTTGGCAATGGGAGGTGCATTAGGAAAGGGTGAATCACCCAAGAATGCTTGGATACCAGAAACCAAGCTTGAAGCTAAAATGGTTGAAGCAATGCAAAAGAGGGAATCTCATGGAAGTTCTGTGAAATCATTCAACACTATCATCTTGAAATTCCCGAAAATTGATGAAAGCTTCGGAAAATGCAAAGCCATATTTAAGCAATTCGGTAGGTTTCTAATTCAAATTTATGGTTTTGTTAAGTTGGTATTTTGATTGTGGATACCTTCTAACAGAAGTCTGATATAAATGTAAAAAATGGGCCTGAAAGTAGAGACTACAATGTCATGCCAAAGTAATAGTAAGAGGTTAGTCTCTTCTCAGAACTTTTTATTACGCGTATGCCATGAAACACTGCAGCTAATCATATGGTCAAAAGTTACAATATTTATAGGAATTCAATTAGATTTTAGTCTATTCTAAAACTAATAAGCAGTGCTTAATTTTGTTATTAGAACTGCAATTGTCAAGCTTATTTATAGGCTCTAGCAGTGCAGCAGCAAAAAGTCATTAATCAATGTTTTTTCACCAATACGTGCACACCCAAATCGATATATCTATTTATTATAATTGCTAAGGTTTGTGGCGTTTCTTACAGATGAGGATTCTAATGGGGCAATAGATCAAGAAGAATTGAAAAAGTGTTTCAGTAAGCTGGAAATTTCTTTTACTGAGGAGGAGGTCAATGATCTTTTTGAAGCATGTGATATCAATGAGGATATGGGAATGGAGTTCAGTGAGTTTATTGTGCTACTCTGCCTTGTGCACCTTCTCAAGGATGACCGAGCAGCAGTTCAAGCAGTATCCTATCATCTGTGCCACATTAATTTCATTACTGTATATGCTAAAACACAAATTTGGGAGAAAGACTAGTAACGCCAAACATATTGATATGAACCAACTACCTATGCTAGGGCTAAAGCACATGAATGTTTTTATATCTAACACATCCCTACGCAAAAGCCAtatgggcttgaagcgtggataatgcACCGGTTCAACCAACCTTGTGCTgaaatttagtttttatttagAATAATGGGTGTAAAAAGGATTGAACTCTAAATTACTTAGAGGCTCTTAAGCTAAAAGATAAAAGTATATGAATGGTTTAATATCTTACACCTCAAATTTTATGTGCTCTAACCTCCGGTTCTTGTTTGAATTATTTGGATTATTATAACTTTTAACTCCAGAGAATTGAATATAGATTCTTTTGTATTTCTGTAGCTGTTTTGACTTAATGAACAATTCAGTTCTATTTTTTCAATCAAGTTTTTCTGGCTTGGCCTTGCTTTTCTAATTCATGCATTTCTTCAGGGACAGCCTAGACTTTTATCATTCAAATATATGAAAAGTTGTAATTTATCATTCAGTGAAGTTTGTCAAATAATCCATTAAAATTGAAGAACAGGTTATAAGCTTTTTAGTTTGAACTTTGATGCAATGCAATGCAGAAGACATTAATGGATTTCATGCTTGCCTTCCTGTTTTCTTCGATAACTATAAGTGATGAGTTTCCATATGTCTTACCTTTTCAAATTGTTCTCCCTGACTTCACTAGAAATCTAGAATTGGAATGCCAGATCTGGAGACCACATTTGAGACTTTGGTTGATACATTTGTATTCTTAGACAAGAATAAGGATGGATATGTAAGCAAAAGTGAAATGGTCCAAGCTATAAATGAAACTGTATCAGGGGAGCGTTCTTCTGGAAGAATAGCCATGAAAAGATTTGGTCAGTTGTCTTTCCTTATCCCTCTCTGtaaatacatatacatatacacTCACATAGTGTGCATTCAAGCTTGCTTAAACATAGATATGAACTAAATGTTTTGAAcatgttttcagttttcacaAGAAAAGAACAAAGAATATCTATTACATTTAGTGGTCAAGCTAGATCATAAGACACATTTTTTCGAAAAACTAGTAGAGGCAACATTAAAGGATCATGACAGGCTAAGCATCTTGTACTCCTTGTATTGCTGATAGGTTGTCTATTTATCTGTTATTTTTTCGGTCTACTCATGTTAGTATTTCTCATGCTTATGCATGAAATGTAGAACTAGCATCAGTAATATGTATTGggacctaatttttttttttcatttacgTACTGTAAATAAAAACTGACCATCACTCGTTCTAAAATTTCACTCCAATGACTCCTATACAGTAACAACTCAAAAGCAACAGTGTCTATTTTTTTCTTCCCTAGTAGTATTTTATGTATTAATGTTAATCTTGTATTTTCTGCAAAATGCTGCAGAAGAAATGGATTGGGATAAAAATGGAATGGTGAACTTTAAGGAGTTTCTTTTCGCATTCACGCGTTGGGTTGGAATTGAGGATGAGGAAGATGCGGAGGCCTAAGTCATGTCGTCAGAATAACTTTGATTGCCTCTTCTAATAGCTTGTAGCATAGCTTTTCAACCACACCAAAAAGGTTTTCCCAGTTTTCCCTTGCAATAAAGGCCCAAGTTCATAGACATTGAATTTTATATGATTCCTGGTGTAAATAGTTTTGGAGAACCAAGTGCTACGTTATAGATGTATTCAAATTTACCTGTTTAATGCTACCTTATAATTGTATTGGCTTCCTCAATTTCTGGTACCTGGCTACCTGCTGAATGTTGTGCCAGGTCCCTCCACAATCATGTAGGCCAATGGGATCAGAATTACATCTTATTTAGTTGTTTTTATATTTGTTAATTTCAGTCTATTATTTATCTAGAATGTTCCTCTCTTAGGATATGGTCATTTGTAAGGCCCAATTTGACTCTAAGAATATGGTTGTTATTATAAATTTGTATTTCTCTTTGATTAATAGATAAGAAGGAAAATGAGCATTTGTTCCCAGTTTTAGTGTTCTTAGCATTTTTAGGGTTTCAGCTAATCTCTCCTTGGTGGGATTTCTTCCTACCGTGTTCTCTCCTCTTTCTCGGTCGCTCAATTTTCACTTGTTACTTGTTAAACTATGCTACACATGACTTTGTCATTTAAAGTTGTGCGTCTTTCCCGTATTAAATAACTAGAATCCTCTGATTATTTATAAAGTGAGATATAACACAATGTTTCACCTAACATTGTCATGTGATAAGAGAGGTTCCTCATCCAGCCAAGCTCATGTGTTACTCATTGGTTTGTTAATAACAACATTTATTTTTCctctaaaaaataataataataacatttattttCTAGAACATTAACATTGCGCTAATAGCAGTGGTAGTAGTTCTGCTTAGTTTAAATGTTATATGAAACTTGTGCTGGTCGGGAATGATCAGTCATGGGCAACTCCTCCATTCTCGCTTATTGAAGACCCACTTCACCTTAATTCTTCAGGCTCAGTGTCTTGTGGGCATGTGGGCTAGTCATGTACCTCCCAGATTTAGGACTCGCCTAGGATATGCTTGAGAGGTGGTTCTCCTCAAGATGACCTTCTTATGGACATGTCAAGtgaggaatctgtcaaggcgaGTCACCTAGCTGAGGCGAGCACTTAGCCACAACTTCTTTGTTTGACGTGCGACATCTTCATGTGTGAGCGGTTTGACAACACTATGTAAATTAGCTGCTCCTTTTGGTGTGTTGTATGGCTATTGCGTCATGTTGACGACTTTGTGCTTTACCGACTTAGGCGACCTCGTCTCCCTTTATGAGTGGGTTCTGTTCAAATGGACTATTTTTGTACCTAGACTCAAATCCATGTATGTAGTCTTAGGCTCCTTTATATGAGGAGGAACAATCACTTGTAAGAGGGGACTTGATCTTCATAATAAAATAGCGATTCAGCTTTAGCGGTAGGTTGGGTGGGCTGTAAATCAAATAGACTTCTAAAACTTCTCCCTGAGCTAAAGAGGATTGATGTACTGTTTAGAGAGGTTCTGTGCGTGGGAGTTGTTCACGTTTTTAGAGAGGCAAATGATTTAGCGGTTCATTTAGCCAAGGAAGGTTGTGGTAGGGCCCAACCTTTGTGGAGTTTGTTGTAACTCCCTCTTCTTTTGAGAGGGTTTTTTTCTCCTACTTGAGAAGGATGGTCTCAAGCTTATCTTTAATtaatcaaattttcattttcaaaaaaaaatagtttcgGGCTCACCTCTTGAGAGCTCTAGATTTAGACTTGGTTCTTTATACGAGAAAAAACTCAATTATCTGAAATATATACTAGTGAAGGATAAGTATTTTGAATATGCTTTTTTCCAACATTTTATGGTAACTTAATATCCAGTGGCGGACCTGTGTTGCATTCAgggggttcagatgaacccgggttcagatgaaccccctgAACATAAGTCTTTCACAGGCTCCCACCCAACTACCCAAGCACCTACCAAACCAGTCCACAACGCCTCCCTCCTTGTCCTCGCCCGTCACGCCGCGCCTCCCACCCTCCTCACTCGTCGATCTTCACGGATTGTTGTGCACTGGATGTATAATCTGCCCCAATTTTTCATACCAACACCCCTTtgacttgtttttccttttttcattcTCAAAATCGGTTCTTTTTTATCTCTTTCACAGTTTTCccctttctgggttttgatctGAATATTGAGTGAATTAAAACTATGGAAGTTGTGAAATAAATTGAGTTCTTAATTAATTGGATAATAATTGACCAATCTGAAGTTATATGATAGTATTAGATTATTAGTTTGTTGGATTTGGTATTTGATTTTTGACAGATTGGTGATTGTGATTGGTTTTATGCACGTTGAATTCATCATTTACTTGCTTCTTACTATTTTGGGCTATATTCCTGATATAATTTATGCCATGTATGCCATTAACTTTGTTGATCGTGATCAGTATGCACCAGCACAACAGTACTAAGTGTCTAAGGTTCCTTCATAGGTTTTAGATTAGATTGGATGgcttctcttcttcatctcctctCTGATTACAGTTTAGAACTGTTCCAGAGGTTAGGGTTTCTCTTATGGTTTGAGGGTGATGGAATGACGAGATGGTGGAGGTTGGTTTAGGCAGAGTTGGTTGTGAAAGATGCGAGGGAGTAGCTTTGTGTGGTGATTTACGGTTTTTGTTTTGGTGGAAGTAGTAATGGCGGAGCTTGATGAAGGTGGaggggaaaatgatttttttgtggCCTTTGGCTGAAGAATGGTGGTGGAGATGGATGATTGGGGGTTGCCTATTGGGTTCAGTTCTTTGACCATAGAGGTGATAGTGGttgtggtggaggtggaggaggttGATGATAGGGAGGGTGCCGGAGAAGTGGTGGGGTGGGGTTCTAATATTATTTAGGATAGATTTGGGCTAAAAGTTAAAAtactttaatttttaaattcaaatctttttttaaaaatcgaTAACCTGTGGTAGGAGGTCAAATGAccctttacaaaaaaaaaacgtgtGCTTATTAGAGGGCTCAACCAAATAGACATTTAAATTATTatggtttttagttttaaaatattACACATTCTCATCCCTCACTGTTTTTCTTTGTTTCCTTTATCCATTGTTATCATTGTCACAATCGCTTGGAACTCTCCACCATCATTATAGCGACCTGATACATTGTACATCTCTTATCACCTGACATCATATGTCACCATCTCTCCACCCTCCATCACAAATATCAATGCCACCCCCACCATCGATAACACTACCACACCACAATCTTCATCGCCACCTTCACGTAGACCCCCCAATACGGCTACTGTCTATGGCCTCCTTCATGGTATAACCTTCTAACACTTATTTTTTGCCATCATCACCTCACATACTCCACCCTCTGCTATCATCGTCATCATCCTTCACTAGCAAAACTACTCGACACCCTTTACCATCGCCTCACTTTCTTATACACTCCACCAAAGCACCGCCCAAAACTCTTCATTGTTACCACCATCCCGCATCTCCCACCATTACTTCCACTCAACACCCTCATATATTCGTTGTCTCTTGACACCCTCCATCGATGTTTCTCTCTCGAAACCTTCCACGACGAGGGGTGGAAGGTGTTAGGTGGTGTACGACCAgtcaaattataaaaataattattttattatcctTGGTTTTTTAATAACATAATAATATGTGTAGAATTTTGTGAATTTTGactataatattaatattacgAAGTAATTTCTTGAAAAAAGATTCTCATAGAGTATCTGTGACATGACAAGGTAGTGAGACATGGCAAGATTTTGCGGACCACAGATAGAGAGAAGGTGTTGATATCGGAAAACATAATACAAGAGAGGGGGGGTTGAATTGTGTTATgttaaaacttgagtttttcataCGATTATATGtttatgaaattatttttgCAATCAACGgatataaaaagtaaaaaagtaGACGATAAGAACATAATGATATATCTTGGTTCACCCACAAACGATGGGGCTACGTCTAGTCCTTGACTTAACCAAGATTTCCACTAAAAAAGTATCAAAGACTTCTCCTACACCAAGTATTAAACATGACTTCTCTCAAATGGTATTCGACAGGACTCCTCCCAACAAATATTCTACATGACTTTTCCTaacaagtattagacaagaCTTCTCCCACAACAAGTATTTTTCAAGACTTCTCCTAAGATCTTTTTCAAGATCATTTGGCTCTATAGggttctcttctcacaagagAGATAATAGACATTACAAAGCTCGGGAACTACAAAGTGTTTGAGGATTTGACTATCGGGTACACTTTGTGTTCCTGATCTAGAGAGAGTAGGATATGAAGATTTGACACTTAAGAATATCTCTCTTTAAATCAGACGATGTCTAAAGGTTTTGACTCTTAAGCTTTTCTTTTGATATTGCTTCTTTTTTTGCTTGAGGAAGATTTTCGACTTAGATGAAAAGTTCTAGCTCAATTTCTTACTTCTGAAAATCTGTAAGTCCTCCTTTTATACTACAAGAGCTTCTAGGGTTTATTGAGAGCCGTTGGAGCGTGTAGAGCCTCTTGAGTACTAGCCGTTGGATCAAACGGTCTTCTTGTtaggtgcattaaatgcattgtATCCTTTGCTGAGGCAAAATGCTACTAAGTGTATATTGTCAGTTGGTTGGTAGCATCAACAACAACGTTCCAGTCCTTtagtgagagaaagagaaaactcTGATGGTGACAatgttgtacttgtttccttgtcCAAAGTACCTTGTGAGATATCACGTGATCTTGAGCACTTGACTTTCTTTTTCAACAATGTCAGAGAGCTTTTAATTTGAATATGCCGCTCTTTCTCTAGACATTACTTCATCCTTTGAGATAGACGATGTAAATCTTCTATAATCATGGTCTTCTCAGACGATCTGTCAACTTGGATATATCTCGCATAGCTTTGGTCCTGAAGCTTAGACTATTCTTCTTTCTTCGACCATTCTTCTTTTCTCTTGATCATACATCCAAGCAGATTTGACTTTCCATTGCTTGAGTAGTCattattgtatttttttacCTTTCTTGTCTTATTTGGACTATCTTCTATCTTGATTGATCTTCTCTTCTCTTGTTCAGACGATCTGGCTGATTTGCCTTTCTTTGCTTGTATAGTGTGCCTTGAGCGTCTTCAGGTCTTGCCTTGCTAGTATCTTCTAGCATAGTCTTGTACTTTATCATCAGACGATGGGGATGTGAAGCATAGAAGTTATTTCCTGAAATATAGTTTACATGAAATATTTAACCAATTCACTTatgctcttgaaaattgttatcattcaaaatatgatagacGATGTATTCatcgtttgaacttaacaggtGTGGGGCACGCATATCATCTCCACGGGGGAGATAattgtttgattttttaattaagataattgttgatttattttggagatattagaatttttattaaattaagaGATAAGATGGATTTAATTTTTGAATTGAGAAATTCAGTTAGGTGGAAGTAAGGTTTTAAGTTTGAATttaattagtttattttaaATTGATAATCCTTgagaattttaattaattaaattgttttaagGATTTAGCTCAGATATGGACTAGATACACAATTAGTTTATTTGAGAGATAATGATAGTTATCAGTTAGGAATCAAACAtaatattttatgtttaatggGGGAGATGCACATAATTTTTAAGAGGGATAGGGTCaggcttttttatttttcttcatttccttaTAAATAGGTCAGTAGATGAGTGAGAAAATAGTTTTGGGAAAATCTCCCTCTATCTTGGTCAATGTATTTCTTCTTTCTCAAGGGGggaattattttcttttcttctttcttcaaagCACAATGTAGGTGCTTATATTTCTCCCTTGAGTTTTCTCTCTGTCTCGATgttcttctatttcatctgcCTTCATCATTTTCTAAAAACAGTTTAGAAAAGCTTTTCTTTGAAAAATTTGGGTTTTTAAGAAAGTTAtgagttcttaatttttttttcttcaatcaaacgagttttatgagtttttattgttgcAAAACCATGTCTTGCCACGTTTAGGTGTTCATAACATTGTCTTGAAAAGTAAGGATTAATCCTCGTTGAGTAAAAGTGGTTGCAACCTATATATATGTTTTGGGGGCtgacttttcttttttatactTCTTTGGATTGGCACAAATTTTTATCAAGGACTAAAATTAAGAGTTTTGAAAAGCCTAGGGTCTTACTTTTAATTAATGAAAGTTACGGacctatttataaataattagaAGTTCAAGGACTAATTCTTAAATATAGTTTCATAAAGGACCTTTTTGTAAATACTGAGTTCTTTGGGTCTTGTTTGCGAAACTATTTTCCATGCGTGTTTCAAAATTCTTATTCTCTAAGCCTTATTCGTATAGTTCT
This window harbors:
- the LOC130714691 gene encoding probable calcium-binding protein CML21 isoform X1; protein product: MGGALGKGESPKNAWIPETKLEAKMVEAMQKRESHGSSVKSFNTIILKFPKIDESFGKCKAIFKQFDEDSNGAIDQEELKKCFSKLEISFTEEEVNDLFEACDINEDMGMEFSEFIVLLCLVHLLKDDRAAVQAKSRIGMPDLETTFETLVDTFVFLDKNKDGYVSKSEMVQAINETVSGERSSGRIAMKRFEEMDWDKNGMVNFKEFLFAFTRWVGIEDEEDAEA
- the LOC130714691 gene encoding probable calcium-binding protein CML21 isoform X2 translates to MKASENAKPYLSNSRLQCHAKVIVRDEDSNGAIDQEELKKCFSKLEISFTEEEVNDLFEACDINEDMGMEFSEFIVLLCLVHLLKDDRAAVQAKSRIGMPDLETTFETLVDTFVFLDKNKDGYVSKSEMVQAINETVSGERSSGRIAMKRFEEMDWDKNGMVNFKEFLFAFTRWVGIEDEEDAEA